The stretch of DNA GTATGGAAAGCTGGGAAATCTTGCATTGCCCAACGAACCTGGGTAGCGGCTCCCTGCGAAAAGCCTAATAATATAATGTGCACATCCTTTGCCAATTGGTCTTTGTACTGCTGGTATAAAGTAGATAAATACTGGGAATAATCGGCAATTTCGTCCAGCCGGTTGGCCTTGGTCATCCAGGAAGAAGCCACCTTCCCCGTAAGGCCATCCCAGTAAAAGCGGGAAAGCCCCTCGGGCGCAACAATCAAGGTGTCGGCTCGATGCAGAACGTCAAATTTCCGAATGAAATGCTGGGCTAGTTGGCCGTAGCCATGACAGGCGATGAGGAGGTATTTCACCTCAGGGCCGCTGGTTCCTATGGAATAAAAATGGGCAGTACGGACTACTTTTAACTGGTGGGATTCGATCATTAGATATTGGCTTAAGCAAGGCTTCTACTTATTTTGGACTTTTGACGCTTTGGAAAACCCTCCACTTCCCACTTCAAAACAGCGAATGTCAAAAGTCCAGTACTTATTTATTTTTGCCAAAAATATTTTTGGTACGGTGATCCAAGATAGGATTGGGCAAGGGGGGTTCGTCTTGCACCTGATGAAATACTTTTGAAACATGGTACCAGAGCCCCTTTTTCAGCTCGTAAGCCTCATAACTGCCATCTGGATAGTTGGTTACGCCATCGCCATAGGGACTAGGCATGGCAATTAAATGATCCATCATCACTTTCTCAAAAGCTTCGTCATAATTGAGTTTGACCTCTACTTCGGCAGAATATTCAATTAAAACTCGATTTTTGGTATATGCGGGGCGGTTGGGTTCTTCATGTACAAAAACGGGCGCGCCGAAAACAGGTTGACCGTCCTTAAAAGTGAGCACATCAATGACCTTCCTTTTTTGGAAAAATTCGTAACCATCATATCCAAAAACGAGGTAGTAATTCCCATTGGGCGTTTTTACTTCTTTGAGGTTGTAATACAGTGCGCCGTACCATTGACTGGGTGTAAAGACCGATTGTTCCAGGTTGCCTTGCATTTCAAATGATCGATCAATTAAGGGGTACAATTCCAGGTTTTTAGACCTCATTTGGATCGCACCATAATACCGGTATTCGTCTTTATCAACATATAACTGCCAGGTAATCAGCCTAAAGGTACTATCTGGTGGATATAAAATGGAAGCCGACTTAATGCGTTTGAACGGATAATGAAAAGAATTTTCCGTCTTGAGGGCCGTCTTGAGTTTTAGGATAAATGCTCGGCATGCTCCAAAACGATTTTCGGGTAAGGAGTCATTTACAATGGCGTAAGTGAGCAGTGCCAAGGTATCTTCATAGGCATGCAAACTTTGTTGATCTGCTGGAGATAAAAGGGGTGTTTTTTGGGCGTTGACTGGGGTACAGAGCACGACCAAACACGCTGATAGCAGTGCAATTATTTTTTTCATTTATTACCGTTTTTTCCTTCCTTAAATCAACGTTAAGGTACGGTGATAAATTGCCTGTTTACCTTCGTTTGCTTTTATTATTTTTATAATCGCGGAAGACAAATTCTCCCAGGCCACCCAGGTCGCTGTAAAATGCTTTACCATTATTGGCCCTGGTGAATTGATCGACGAAATTCATCAGGTAGGGATCCCGGGCGATCATGAAGGTGGTGATAGGAATATCCAATTTGCGGCAACGAGTGGCCAGGTTTAAAGTCCTATTGACAATCTTGCGGTCCAGCCCGAAGCTATTTTTATAATAATTCTTGCCTTTTTTGATACAGGTAGGCTTTCCATCCGTAATCATAAAAATTTGCTTATTGGGATTTTTACGACGACGGAGGATATCCATTCCTAATTCAAGGCCAGCGACCGTATTGGTATGATAAGGGCCAACCTGGAGGTAAGGAAGGTCCTTGATTTCAATTTGCCAGGCATCGTCTCCAAAAACCAAGATGTCAAGGGTGTCTTTGGGGTAACGGGTAGTAATTAACTCCGACAGCGCCATAGCCACCTTTTTGGCAGGTGTTATCCTATCTTCACCATAGAGAATCATGGAATGCGAGATATCGATCATCAAAATCGTACTCATCTGGCTCTGGTAATAGGTTTCAAACACTTCCAAATCATCATTGCTCAGGGCAAATTCTTCGATACCATGATTAATTTGGGCATTCTTTAGCGATTCCGAGATGGCTAAATTATCAAGTTGATCCCCAAATTCAAAAGGCCTTAAATCGGAAGTGACCTCATCGCCTCTACCGGTAAATTTTGTATTGTGATTTCCTCTTTTATTTTTCTTGAGCTGCCCGAAAACGTCATCCAATGACTTTTTTCGGATAGCAATTTCCATTTTGGCGGTTGGGATAAAACTAGGATCTGTGGCATCTCCCTGTTGGATATATCCTTTGTCAATCAGGTCCTGGATGAAGTCAGCCATGCCATAGGACTCATTGGTCAGTTTATACTGTTTATCCAATTCTGTTAACCAGGACAAAGCTTCGCTTACTTCACCGGAGGTGTAGACCAATAATTCTTGAAAAATCTTGAGCAACTTATCAAAAATGGAGCCCTCATCTTGGCCAGGAACATAGTCAGAAAAACGCCATCCAATCATAAGTTATCTTTCGGTTTATGGTTCTTTGACAAATCTTCATGATCTAAAGGCAATCATAAAAAGAAAGCAACACTTCCTTTGGTCATTTTTGCTTTTTTTTATAGTTGCCCACGAGATTTGTCAAAGAAGGCGGTTTATTACAAAAAAATCAGATCAAGGTGCAGCAATGCTTCACCAGTCCTTCGTAGTCGGGTCGATCAGAGGCCAATTTATGAATAAAAGCCTCTTTTATTTCACCATCCTGAATCACAAAAACCCCTGGCATTTGAAAGCCGTCGCCTAGCTGGGAGCCAATGCCATGGCCATCCATTACGCCAGCTTGAAAGCCACGAATCCAGGTTTGTAGGCCAAACAACTGGGTAAAGGTCCCTTTCATGAGTCCGAATGACCGATAAAAATCACAAGAAACATCACTGATATGGATCGCTCCTTCCAAATTATAGCGTGAAAAATACCTTTCTGCTATTTCATTTTCGGCCATGTGGACAAAGACCAGTTTAGCGCCCATTGACTCCAAGACCTCTTTTTTTTCGGAAATATCTGCTAAAGCTTCTCTACAAAAAGTACAACCAAAATGTCTGAGAAAAACCAACATAACGGCTTGTTTCATCGAAAAATCATAAAGATTTTCACCGATACTGGTTTGCATTTGCCTGAAAAGTTGTTCATCAACCTTTACATCGTACATAGCTCAAAATTTAAATAGATCGAAACGCACTGCATTTCCATTACCACTTAAAACAAAAAGTATCTAAAAAAGTTGCTGTATTTGAATGGATTGTTTCCTAAGGGGTGGTTGGAAGGAGAGAAGAGGCACTCCATGAAAAAGGCGCAAAATCGGAAGTCGAAAAAAATCCTAAACGCGATTATTTTCCGACTTCCAGTCCTCTTCAAAAGAGTCGCTTTAGCGCTTCCTTTTTTTATTTACTCATATTGTCGTAAACGTCCATCACTGCTTTCACATGACCAGCTGATTCTTTCAATAAGGCCATTTCTTCTGCATTCAATTTCAGCTCGATCACCTGCTCAATACCATTTTTTCCTAATTTAACAGGTACCCCAAGGAAAATATCTGATAAACCATATTCGCCATCAAGTCCAACACAGCAAGGGAAAATGCGGTTTTCGTTTTTCACGATAGCCTCCACCATTTGAGCTGCGGCAGCACCTGGCGCATACCAGGCGGAAGTACCCATTAGTTTTACTAATTCACCGCCACCATTTTTGGTTCGTTCAACGATAGCATCCAAGGTCGCTTCATCAATCAACTCTGTAACAGGAATACCGCCAACTGTTGTATAGCGTGGAAGTGGCACCATAGTATCGCCATGACCGCCCATCAGCACTGCCTGAATGTCCTTAGGAGAGACGTTCAATGCCGTGGCTAAAAAGGCACGGTAGCGGGCGGTGTCCAAAATTCCAGCCATACCAAACACCTTAGAGGAATCCAATCCGGAAGTTTTAAATGCCGCATAAGTCATCACATCCAGTGGATTTGACACCACTATGATGATCGGATTGGCAGAATGCTGCATGATGGATTTGGTCACAATGTTAACGATATTGGCATTGGTGGAGATCAAATCATCGCGACTCATCCCTGGTTTACGCGGAACACCGGCAGTAATCACTACGATATCCGAATCAGCGGTGTCTTTATAGTCATCTGTTCCTCGAAGAGCAGTACTATAGTAATCGATAGGTGCCTGTTGCCAGCTGTCAAGGGCTTTGCCACGGGCTAGATCACCTTGAATATCAAGCAGAACGACCTCTTTTACAATGTCTTTATGGGCTAATACGTTTGCGCACGTTGCCCCTACGTTCCCTGCCCCTACAACGGTAACTTTACTCATAATTTTGGGTTGCTTTTTGTTGATAATTTGGAAGAAAAAACCATGTATCTCATGGCATCAATCGGGGCACAAATGTAGCGCTTTTTTGCTTTGTTTGACAATTTAAAGACCAAAGAATTCGCAAAACTTGTCGTGCATCAACTTTCATTTTTATGTATCTTTGTTCAACTTTGCCCTTAATTAGATCGTATCTATAAAAAAGACTGGTGTTAAAACATATTTACAAGCACCATTCTTTATCAATTCCATATATACATTCCAAAAAGTAATTAAGTATGCGTAAAACATTTTTCTTTTTAGGGTTTCTGCTGCTAACTATTGCTACGACAACCGCCTATGCACAGGTTTGTGCAACAGAAGGAGCAGATGTAATACAAAGACTACAACAAAACAAACTTTCCCTTTACGAAAATCCGATCATTCCCAGAGAGATTCGATACCTTCCTATAAAGTTCCATATTGTGAGTGCTACCAATGGCACTGGTGGAGTATTAGAAGCTCAGGTTTACGATATGCTATGTACCGTAAATGAAGATTTTCTGGACATGAATTTACAGTTTTACATTAAGGACGGGACCTTCCATTACATGAGTAATGATGCTATTTACAACTTAATTTTGGATGGCAGTCATCCTGATGCGACGGTCAATCCTGTTATCTTGCAGAATATCATGAATTCTAATAGAGATCATGCCGCGCTTAATGTCTGGATGGTGCGGGATATCATTCTTGATGCTGAAGATACGGGAAATATTTTAGGTTTCTACTCTGGCAATTATGATTGGATTGTCATGCTCAATAACGAGGTGCGGGCCTCTTCCATCACTTTGGCTCATGAGCTAGGGCATTTTTTCAGCTTGCCTCACCCTTTTAATGGTTGGGAAAGTGATCCCTATGATG from Saprospiraceae bacterium encodes:
- a CDS encoding SelL-related redox protein, whose product is MYDVKVDEQLFRQMQTSIGENLYDFSMKQAVMLVFLRHFGCTFCREALADISEKKEVLESMGAKLVFVHMAENEIAERYFSRYNLEGAIHISDVSCDFYRSFGLMKGTFTQLFGLQTWIRGFQAGVMDGHGIGSQLGDGFQMPGVFVIQDGEIKEAFIHKLASDRPDYEGLVKHCCTLI
- the mdh gene encoding malate dehydrogenase; amino-acid sequence: MSKVTVVGAGNVGATCANVLAHKDIVKEVVLLDIQGDLARGKALDSWQQAPIDYYSTALRGTDDYKDTADSDIVVITAGVPRKPGMSRDDLISTNANIVNIVTKSIMQHSANPIIIVVSNPLDVMTYAAFKTSGLDSSKVFGMAGILDTARYRAFLATALNVSPKDIQAVLMGGHGDTMVPLPRYTTVGGIPVTELIDEATLDAIVERTKNGGGELVKLMGTSAWYAPGAAAAQMVEAIVKNENRIFPCCVGLDGEYGLSDIFLGVPVKLGKNGIEQVIELKLNAEEMALLKESAGHVKAVMDVYDNMSK